The following nucleotide sequence is from Komagataeibacter medellinensis NBRC 3288.
CACGGCGCAGGGTTGGCGTATCTTCCGCATCATTGAAAAAGCAGGCAAGGGCGGTGCAAAACGCTGCCTCCCGCAGGGCGGCGCGGTGGAACAGGGTCTTGGATGAATGGAATTTCCTGTCATCCGGCATGCCAAAAATGGCATGGGCGCTGCGCCCTGTCAG
It contains:
- a CDS encoding DUF1810 family protein; its protein translation is MFVFAQFAELGHSSMAQRYAIRLMAEAGAFMAHLLSGPQLVACMAMVNALTGRSAHAIFGMPDDRKFHSSKTLFHRAALREAAFCTALACFFNDAEDTPTLRRAHLVP